In the genome of Pseudomonas sp. P5_109, one region contains:
- a CDS encoding Lrp/AsnC family transcriptional regulator, translating into MSKLDRYDLSILAELQRDARISNQELAERIGLSPSPCSRRVKQLEDDGYISRQVALLDRKMLGLSLTAYVLIGMDRHTPERFENFEQAIRTLPQVLECSLVTGMDADYQLKVVVPDMDHYQKLLLGHLTRIEGVTSVRSSFVLNQVLNSTELPLTHLRS; encoded by the coding sequence ATGAGCAAGCTCGACCGTTACGACCTGAGTATTTTGGCGGAATTGCAGCGCGACGCACGCATCTCCAACCAGGAGCTGGCCGAGCGCATCGGCCTGTCGCCTTCGCCGTGCTCGCGACGGGTCAAGCAACTGGAGGACGACGGCTACATTTCCCGCCAGGTCGCCCTGCTCGACCGCAAGATGCTCGGCCTGAGCCTGACCGCCTATGTGCTGATCGGCATGGACCGTCACACGCCGGAGCGTTTCGAGAATTTCGAACAGGCCATCCGCACCTTGCCGCAGGTACTGGAATGCAGCCTGGTGACCGGGATGGATGCCGACTATCAGCTCAAGGTCGTGGTACCGGACATGGATCACTACCAGAAACTGCTGCTGGGGCATCTGACGCGGATTGAAGGCGTGACCAGCGTGCGCTCGAGTTTTGTGCTGAATCAGGTTTTGAATAGTACTGAGCTGCCTTTGACTCATCTGCGCAGCTAA